A region of the Channa argus isolate prfri chromosome 3, Channa argus male v1.0, whole genome shotgun sequence genome:
CATTACAACGTTGTAAACATCAATGTTGGAAGTTGAAGCGAGCAAGGTAGTTTGACCTGAAGTCCCGCCTCTCCTACGATATCATTAGCCATTCAAGACACAACAACTTTCAAACTGAAGCTTCATTGGTTGAGTTGGTTTTCATTCACATTCGGTCCCAAGAATTTTGAGTCACCTTACCAACCTAGTTTAAGTTAGGGGAGGCTATGACGAACCCTTAATTGGACTGGAGTAGTGAACATATTTAACCTTTTTGCTTTTAGAGCCATGATGCAGTATTTCCTAATATGTGCGATGCAACGATCTAAACCGATCAACCTACCTGAGTTTAGTGAGTCCTCTGACAACCCGACCTACACACAAGGACAACTGGAAAGGCGATTTCCCTACTGGCGAACGCATTCAGTTGTCATTTTGGTTAGCCAAgtttaaacaaagacagaggagcAAGTTTTAATTCAGGAGGAACCTGTAATTCAGTAGTCTTTTCATAACACCGTTATCATGTGTTTTTACCCTCCTCCTGTCAACTTTGGTCCTCCCCCTGCATTGCCATCACATAAACTCGTGCGGGCAAAGTTGTCGAAcgtattattattttcaattttacaaCTATGAGGTaagcacatttattttccatACGGATGCTcgctgttttttaaaatggataaataaaatctaacaaATTCGCACACATAAGTGCGCGTACAGCCTATGACATGACGTCAAGTCGTTACAATACGTGTTAAGACAGTAGGTTGACGTTAGTTCCTGTAACTTGGGAGTACGGATGTTGATATGCCTTTTCACATGACCAATGATAGACAGAGGGGTGGCCAAGATGGCGCCTGTCCAACATCATGGATTCGGAGCTACCCCTGTCCCTAAAGCACACTAGAacttttacttcattttgtTAGCGTGTTCCACGTGGATATACATTGATTCGGACGAAGATATCCCTACTGTCAAGCACAGTTATGCCAGGAAATCTCTGGAACGAGTGTTTaatgagagagaggcagagttTGCTCCGTTACCTAAAACTCTTGACTCCCGCCCCGTCAAGAATGCCCCGAAGCCTCATCTGTTATGCTAGCAACGATGCTACGCATAGAGAAAAATGCAATAGGGAATTTTAAAGCGGTTAGCATTCGTGGAAGAAGCGGTCAAAGATAATAGTGATCCTATCAAAAACCTCGCCGAATCTTTATAGACAATGGGTAGACAGGTGGATGTTGTAGTTGAAAAAGTCGACTCCATTGATTCTAGAGTTGTAAAACTGCATTAAGAGAATGccatgattaaataaatatgaggAATTTGTTGCACATAATAGAAGAGTGGGTCCACGTTCGGATGAGGCGAATTCGTCGCGGCGTATAATTGTGCAGTCTTCATCAGTCTTACACCGGGAGCGAATCTGAGAGGATGCCAGGACGGCAGCCCCACTTCCGCAAAAGTTCAGGACTCTGGAGGACCTCACTCAAGACACCAAAGATACGAGGAAGCTATGGTCGTTGGTCGAACAAGCAGGGAAATACGCAAAGAAACCAGGCTTCAGGGGTCCGTTTGCCtagtttaatgttaaaaaaaaaaatctgtactgatttgttattttaacacCGTATACGAAAAAACAATTTACcaccagttttaactttaaatttaagaacattatgttctattgtttCACACTTTGTAGGACATCATTCAACGtggattcattttatttttaatgtattgctATTATGCTGCTTACTTCTTTTACGTTAGATACTTTGTATTAAGCTCAAGTGTTTTGGGGGATATTAGTTACTAATTCTTGTAAAGTGACCAGTGACGCAGGAAGGTAGATGGGTTGTCCATCAATCTCGCACCTGTTGGTTCAATCcacggctcctccggtcacatgtcgaagtgtccttgagcaagaccctgaaccccaacttagttgctcctggtgagtgttggccagctgcatagcagctcccccatcggtgtatgagtgtgtgtgtgtgtgattgtaagtgcgaatgggtgaataagaagcagtgcttTGAgtcccaataggtagaaaaccgCTATATAAGgtcagaccatttaccattttgtaattgtaatgtTTCATAGAGATGAAGTAAAAACTGGGTCAAACTAAGCACCTTTAAACCACACTTTGTTTTTGGCGGAGCTATTGTTAAGGCCTTGATAGACGCTATTTAAATTTTCTATTAATCTCAGGTAAATATAATTATGttgttttggcattttttttatagttctTGTTCGATATGTCTTTGTCAATGCTATGTGGCTCAGAAATAAAGTAAAGagattattgtttatttcaaaattgttaTTCATCTGAAGCAGATACACATTTTTGGAAACCACAATGGGTTAATGAGGTTTCACACATGTTTCAGAATACTCAGTTGGCATCAGTATCCTCAAGAATAGATTTGATGGAGAGATATTGGCTGCAGACCCTGATTCCTAAGATTAATTTTTGCTTGTTAGTTTTAATGGTAAGTCAGATtccacttattattattattattattattattattatttaaatatattgttataACTATTCtgaaaaataacagtttatttGAAAGTCTAGAGGTTAAAATATCACATTGGTTACATAAATATCCTGATGCTTCAATTATTATTGGAGCGGATTTCAGTGTAACAATGGATAATACAATAGATAGATGTTCCCATAGGAAAAATACCTCAGCAAATTTGAAATTCAGAGATTTGAGGGAACACTTTCCTACTACTCGACTTTACACTTGGACTAACAAAGATTATTCTCGATGATCCAGGATTGACTACTAGTTATTATCCAGATGTTTAGTTGGCAACAGTATATTAATGTATCAATCTATATTTCTATCTCCCTTTCGCTAAACTCTGTTAAAAAGGCATCAttgtgaaaattaaatgattcaccttttttaattttcagtctTACTAATCTTATTAAGTGGGAAAACTCTGCAGGCAATTTGGTAGCAAATCAAAAAGGGCAGGTGAGGAGGATACACTTTGTAACACCTGTGTATCCTTTTGAGTATACACAGGATACACAGATTACCCTTTTAACTAAAGTGTAAGTTAAGGAGAGCATTGAAAATTATTCTCTTCCATCAGTCCTTTCTTTATTTGTTCTGCAACAATGATATCTCAAAGATCTCTATTAAACTCTCCAACTTCttcaaacataattttacaCCACACATACTATATCTAGAACAATGGCAACATTACTTACAGagacaaatctgtttttttttaaaaaaactggttCAACAACAACTTCACATTAGTTGGTCAGCTGTTGAAACCCGATggccaattttattttcaatgtatTTTGAAAACTGGTTCAACAACAACTTCATATTAGTTGGACAGTTGTTGAACTGACCCTATTTTATAATTAGACAGAATTTCTCTCAGCTTATTCTATTCCTGTATCTCCAAGGAAATTCACCATTGTTATTGATGCGGTTCCATCTCATCAAGAACAAGGTCATGCTGCtgctaaatgtattttctgtctcAGCCCCTGTTGTTTCATATACAAATACTACCCAGTTAAAACGTACCTTTCCCTAAGGTTTAAAAAGAACATTCACACCAACTGCTCTTTCTGTAATTCCTGTCCTGAgacaatatacatttattttggacCTGTAATTATACTGAAGTGTTTGGGTCTTATTTCCTTACTTTCATTGAAATCAAAATACTCaataatttctgcttttcttttaaagacatttttttaatcgAAAAGGAAGaggagcattttatttttatatttgctaaatcctatattcataaatataaaattactaATAAACCCCTCTTGTTTTCATAAACAACAAGCCTTAAGAATACTACAGATCTGTCAGtgtaaatttattaattttttgagCCCCATTGCTCTTATTACCTGTCTGTACCCTTATATGTTATTGATGTTGattgaaataaagttgaatggaTATGTTAAGACCCCTgctattctgtgtgtgtatttgttcttGGTTTAATAAAacgtattttaaaaaaagaaagaaaaaaaagaaaacgtttTTGCTGGGTATGCACCTCGTAATACTGTATCTGCGGGGGATAGTTAGCTACAATGTTGATAATATTGATGGTTAAAATTGAAATTTAGTAGTGGGCATTTTGTAATTCCAGTTTGTCTGTTGGCTAAAAGCTGTAATCATTTGAGTCTGGGGCACCAACTAGCTGTGACACTGGGGGAAACCATACAGTTAAGTCCaagtaatttaaaattgtaCTCAAGTGCAGTTAGCTACTTGAGTAAGtgaagtaaatgttctgcacttatatagcgcttttctacctattggcactcaaagcactttacactgcttcttattcacccattcacactcacaatcacacacacactcacacactgatgggggagctgctatgcagctcaaggacacttcgacatgtgacgggaggagccggggattgaaccaacaactgtgagtatctatctatctatctatctatctatctatctagatagatagatagataaaaaaaaactatagttatatatagttatataaaaATAACCGTTGGAGGCGGTAATGGACCAATTGCTGGTTTGGCCACCGCCATAAAACACCCGGAAGAAGAAGACAGTAGCAGCGGCAGCAAAttgtgctttgctttgtgtTCAAGCGGGAGAAACAAATCTAGCTACATTCGGCTATGGGTAgctataaaattatttttcttatgaATGTACTTTTGGACTATAACGGAgagtgaatgtaaatgtttgcaagACAGGACATCGAATTCCAAAAATATGTCATACCGAATATGTTATGCGTAATGCTATTTCCACACCTTAGAAGTTGGTGTTATTAATGACTTCTCACGTTAGCTATAAAATCAGTCAGTAAATTAAATTCGTATACAACTAGTATAATAGCCGTTTACGTTAACGCTTCCTACCTCCTGCATACAGGTAAAGATGCTGTCTGCTGGAGACATCCAAGGTTGTCTGCGTAAACTGGAAACTCTTCTGCGGGTGATAAAGTATCCAGGATACGTTGACTACAGCGGGTAGGCCATTAAAGTGTCATGTAACTTCGATTCCATTTCAGTGTAACGGGATGCAAACCTAACCTTAAACCTTAACATAAAGATAATGACCATTCAGCTAATACAACTATTCCCTCGTCATCAAAAGTAAGAGAAATGGTCAAAAGTATTAAATATagtcaaaaagaaaattaggATAATCTTGTGTCAAGTTTTTGACatgataaaaattattatttagtcaATTAAAATTGACTTTAATTActttctgatgttttgtttttctattcttgcaattttaaaataaggaaatGGTGAGGAATTAACACATAAATCTACACCCAACGGtacctttgtttttaatttttttacatttaagttgAAAGTAAGTCCACATCTATGTCATCTGTGCAACCAGTTATCAGGTTGATCGATAAGGCTTTTTCAATGGCCGATGCCGATATTTCGAGAGCAGGGCATTAATTTAATATATTCTGGGGGGGGGAAGTATTTGAAAGGAAGACGATGATTAGATATGCAGATACTTTTCACTCTGTGATGTTATAATAACATATCTGATGTGCATACTGGATCGGTCGGGCCCTGGGTTACAAACggccgccaccggtgctgttgacaaacagggtgctggtggaaattgggctactgttggtcaaagaatgAGAGGAAGAAGGCGTGTtagtagacagagagagagaagaggatatacatctttataatcttgactttattctgtaaactgccctgagattactttgttgtgaattggcgctatataaataaagttgaagttgaagttgtaggactgacagttgagtgttgggactatgacagggaagccTAGAGAGCTGGTTGACAGGTacgatgcagagaaggaaggtggatatactgtgtgtcgaGACTGAAAGGTAGAAAGTCtcaaagcttaggagcagggctCAAGTTATTTTACCATGGTTTGGATGGGAAGAGAAACGGAGTAGGATTTAACCGGAAGGAGGAGTTTGTAAGGAATGTTCTCCaagtgaaaagagtatcagataTGGTGATGAGtcagaagctggaaattgaaggcatgTTGTTCAATGTGAGTTAGAGGGGAAAGAGAAtatctggagtgagttagatgaagtgatgcagagcatcaacagaggtgagagagtggtgattggtccAGATTTCAATGGAAACTTTGGTGAAGGAAACAGAGGTGATAAGAATGTGATGGGCAAGTTTGGTATgcaggacacaaacacagaaggacatatggtggtagactttgcaaaaaggatggaaatggctatAGTGAATACTTttttccagaagaggcaggaacaaagAATGACATAAgtgtggaggtagaagcacttaggtggactacatcttgtgtggACATTGTAAtttgaaagagatcagtgaccgCAAAGTATTGGTAATGCAGAgggtagccagacaacacaggatggtggtgtgaaAAAttactctggtggtgaggaagatggagaggactaaggcagagcagagaacGAAGTGGTGAGGTAGTAGTTGCTAGGCGTTGAAAAAGGAATAATATTGTgaagttttcagggaggagatgagacagGCTCTgagtggtcaggaggtgctttcagatgactggacaactacagctacagcagacaggtaggagggtgcTCTGTGTGTCTTCGAGAAAGAGAAAGACTTGGTGCTGGAACGAGGAAGCTCAgaagtgtatacagagaaagaggttagctaagaaaaagtgaaacactgagaggactgaaggtAGAGGTAgcaaagaccaaacaaagagcaggacTTGTGTGCTacgttggacactaaggagggagaggcaGCGCGAGagaggggtggctgtagctcagttggtagagcagttgtctacgtaccatagggtcagtggttcaatccctggtccctaacagcccattcccatccctagCTGCAGTgccagtgccagtccaagcttGGTAGAATTAAAAAACGGAATTGCTGAAGAATAGTTTGAAAGAACCGTCTGGTTCCCCAATAATCTAACCTGTAAAGTATTACTGTCAACATAGTAAGTAGTATCTAACTAAAGCACATGATTTATCAAAGGTAAACACTCTGGCCCAGGACTTATAAAATCAATGGTAGTGGCTGCTGTAGTGAACTAGAGAAACTTTTCATATAGTATAGACCAGCTGTAGACAAAAGACTGTGTCAGAATAACCTtaaactcattttaatttttactgagtgctgcaggtgtgaatgGGTGTCTCAGCTGCAATTCTTTTCAcattctctgttttttgttttggcaagACTTTCCAAAGGGGACCCCTTAGCTTTTCTGCCAATAGTGAGCTTCACCCTCACCTCCTTCTCGCCACCTTTTGCTGAAGAACTAATAGCATCTGGGCTGGAGGTGACTGGCAAAACGGACCTCCGAttcactgatgttttttataaGGTACAGTAGAACATCACACATTCTAagcattgtgttttaaaaaatgctgttaagtGTCTTAATCCacacttttttctcctttgactATGTTCTCTTTCTAGTGCTAAGTGTAATCTGTATAAGATGCTGTCTGCTGGTCTGCAGTGTTCCATTCAGTTGTGaaagtgtgtattttgtgtctgtagATACTACGGGATATCTTCCACTATAAGCCTATACTGACCAAGCAGCAGTTTCTCCAGTGGGGGTTTTCTcaaagaaaaattaattttatttgtgacatTATTAACCTGgtcctgcagaaacacaaacacctaAAGAAGGTACAATTTCTATTTACATATGTATGtcttaaatgcaaattttataATCTGTAAAATTAAAGGCAGCTTTGGTTGACTGATAAGTGTTTTTCACATATGTGTTTCATACGTGTTTCTGGCTGACTCCCTTTTATTAATATGTGCATAAAAAGAAGACCTGTATTGGACTGGCCTAGCAATGCAGTCAACTACATTACACTGGGTCAAACAAATGTATGGTGCCATTTTCTTTATGATTGTTAATTAAGGCATTAGCAAGTAAGTGGCTGGTTAGTAGTAGTTGCAGCAATAAGGTCGTCAGTATTGACTTACAAATTTAGTAATGGGCAGGGACtagaaaatagttttttgtaCTACATTGTACCCACATGCCCTGcaatttttggttttggttgtgACAATGTTAACCGTGTAGTCTCTCATAAGCATGCAAATaagtacataaataataaaatcccATAGAGATTAAACAAATCATGTCACCTGTACTACCTGTACCATGCAATGGAGTTAAGTAAAAACCTAGTTAACCATACAGGTTTTATAAGTCAATAGACTTACTAACTCAATTGTGTCTTTAGGCCCAGAGTCAGACGTCCAGCTTCAAACAGGGATATCAAGGAAGAAGCTCAACCAATGCAGACACCATGGGTAAATCTTATAAGCACgtgcaaatgtttattattgtttttaaaataacattgtttatttgcttatttatttagtagttTGTAGATTCACCTTTAGTAGCAACAACATCAATGTTTCACATTACTGTGAAGGAATTTTTGGCCTATTCGTCTTTGCTTTATTTCAATAAGGTTTTTGGGTATTCGCTTATGCACAGCTCTTTTAAGATGCCACTAAAGCATTTAAATTGGGGTAGGGTCTGGACATTGAGTAGGCCATTCAAAaatctttctttattttgttttttttttttctaattgtgATGTCATGGactttaatattaaacatgCTGAGTGAAGCATGTAGGGTCTGGAATAtagctattgttttttttggggggggggggggtttgtatTTTTGAGAATTGTATGGTCTGACCTTGGGGTTAATACGCTAGGCTGTCCTCTCTAGGAAAGATTGGCAAGTGTCTTGAAAGCTTTCTACTTGTTTTTCTCACTAAAGAATGTTGATCCCCAAATTGTTaggacatgttttttttcctaattcTTACCAGATCTATGTGCGGCAACAACAGCTTCTCTAAGACTGTTGCTtatgtatttttccttttggctgtatGTTAACACAAACCTGAATGCGGATCAGCAAAGTGCCAAAACCTTTACATTTATAGAATTCTGCCCAACTGCTTATAATTAATTAGTCAGGGGCTTTTATCCAATGTAAGCAGTGAGAGGGTACTTAGTATTGCTcacgttttttttctttgtggcttcttttttgttaaataaataagctATTGATGATTGATATTTAGAACCTTTTGTGGTCAAGTAGCAAGGCTATTcatgtatatatgtttttacatgTATACAAATATGGAGGAAATGAATCCGGTAATTATACAGCAACAAAGAACTTTGTACTGTATTAATTACACAGAGACACGCTTTCTTGTTTACATGACAATTATGAAATGGTGTGAAAGCCAAATGTAACCAGGATACTTAGATGCATGCAAATGCATCTAATCTATTCCATGTGTTTTGGCTTTTAACAAAATTCTAAAATGTTGTTTcaagtgagtgagtgtgtgcgtgtgtgtgattgtgagtccGAGTGGGTgaataagtgcagactatttaccttTTAATGGTGGTAGAGAGGTTACTGCTGCCACTTcaaagcaaaaaatgtttttagataaAGTCAGTAGTTTTATATAGCTTTGAGATGAAAGATACCTCTTCTTTTGTACACTATATTCCTTAAGCTCAAAGTCAagggggcggcagtggctcagttgttaGGGTGGCCGCCTAACGATCACAGGGTGGGAGGTTCACACCCCACTCTTCCCGACCACTTGTCGAGGTGTGCCTGGTCGAGACACCCATCCCCACCCGTGCAGCATAAATTTTGGAgcgttgtgtcaggaagggcatccagcgtaaagactgagagaggacaaaaaatatataatcctTCCTATAATCCAAAGATATTCAAGTCCACTTgcctgaagagaaaagagacacaaagatcaactctttttttttcttgttatgcACTTTACCGCTTCCTATGCTGACCCACTGCCATCTTGGAGCCACTGGGAGCATTGGTTCCAATTAAATATCTGAAATTACATAAACAGCTAAATCCATATGGTTGTACAAGACAAACTAATCATTTTTCTAATCATGTTCCACCTATGTTTGCGTGGGTTTACTCGGGGTACTACATTTTTCTCCTACAGCCCAAAGCTGTGCATGGATGATAGGTTTATTGGCGACTCAAAATTGCTCGTAGgtgtgtaaatggttgtctgtctatgtgtctctctgtgttggccctgagataaactggcaaCCTGTCTGTACAGGCCACCCCCACCCTACAGAGGACAAGCAGTTGCAGATGATGGATGAATGATTTTTAGTCATCACAACTATATTCAATCTGGTTTGATAGAAGAAGTGACAGTTGACTCAAAAATGTGAGTTCTTGTTGCTCCTGGATGTTCTGTCAGTCTCCTGCAAACTAATAGCAGTTCTGTGACAGCCTCAAATTGTATGCAGTAACTGGGGAGGTTTTGTTCGGTGTACTGTAAGCTTGTATTTGTTTCCTCCTATCTTGATATGTGTATTGTAGACCTATCATCTGCCTTTGTGTGCAGTGTTTATCTTAATAAAAAACCTATGGAGGTTACAAGCTTTCATCAGCTGCTCTGATACAGTGatttcagggacagtacagttTAAGCCAAATTTGGAGAAAAGTTGTGTTTGAGAAAATGTTCAAAGGGACTGGTTGAATTTGCTTTGATACTTGTGATTGcaaagtaaaatactgaagtggACTGAAATGaaacttatttgttttttttactattttgagAGCATAATCAATATACaagtgtgtgtattcatgtatatctgttttatttattagtattattatttttatttttgcagattgAAGAGCACTTCCAGTCTTTCCAGTCTGAAGAGCACTGATCCAtcacaacatttttcaaataaattatgaTCTACAGTCATCACCTTAGTTAGGGTAAACGTAATGTCACACTTCTATGTCTTTTGTTAAATATCTTCAATAAACCTTATTTTCACCATTTATTCTAAAAAGCCACCCTTTAAACAaagccattttcttttaaataaaacctaaataaattattgaaacacaaacattttcaggtTTGGTCGTATGGGGAACTCTAGCAAAAGTCCTTATGGTACCAGACTTCTTCATCTCACAGCTATCAAGTCCACTATGCTCCTGGGAACATTCAAAGCTTTAGATATTGTCACATGCACTCGGTTTAATGTTGTATGTAATGAAAGATTTCagactttgatttatttatttttgcatgattttcaaaaaaaagattattttcactttctcattATGGGTTATTGTGTGAAGATTGACTGGGGAAAAATGTGATTACTATTTTAACAACGCAATAAACTATGCAAAAAAGTTTCTGAATACTGTAGTACACCGTTTCTTAGTGAAGTGGAAGGCTGGACTTCTTAACCATTCCAAATTAGCATAAAAATAACTCCAGTTGTCATGATTTAACATACAGAACTtgaatgactgagaatcttcagaCATAGTGCTGTATTTGTACTTTGAATAAATTATAGAGCATATAACAGTACTTCAACTTCAGTAAAGAAATGGAGTTAGTACTTTCTGGCAAGTTCTAACACCCAGTGCCAggcataatttaaaaaaaatagtcagGACAGGGGCAATAAAATACTGAATATGTTGTGTATAGCAAAATAAAGTTCTACAGATTAGGTTCATAAGCAACACATATCATTTGGATATTAAGAGAAATCCAGAGAGGCTTAGACTTTCAGAAGTAAAGACATAGCAAGGTTCGCCATTCTGTAAAAGACAGCATACTCAAATAGTTTCAActtaatatgaaaacatttgtcagtgtttgttgCAATTGTTGTGAAATTGCAATGAATTGGGATATTTTATCTACagcaaatattatttaaatttcagGGAACTTTGAATCATTTGAAGTCTAAGATTGATCTCAGTAATTGAAATATTTTGAGATACAGTATTTTCGCTATTCATGATAACACAAAAAGCTTTATATCTAACTTGTAATTAATTCATTCAACATTCATGTGTCAATTTTGAATGAAATTAACCCCAAAAATgtacttactttttttttaatatcaccTCTATTTctgtaaacaaataatattcaaataaaaggaataaatttacaatttaccaGCACACATGAGGGTAAGGGCAACGAGCAAGCAGGCAtgctaaagaaacagcagatCAAATTAGAGAGCAGGTTTATTGGAAAAGATCAAGTTAGACATAAAGAGTATaattaaacatgaaataaaaatgacattggAAAAAAATGGGTGTCATCTAATTGGATACCAGATGGGGGGTAGTAATACGGGGGGTAGTTGGTCAAATCTAGAGGAAAATAATTACAAGAATGAGGTATGGACATATTCTGGCAAGAAAAGGTTcggaaacacctacacacatttgtatttatatgaTGTTTTCCTGGTTTTACTAAATCAAATAGTTTAAAAtggatcacaaaacacaaaaacattattaatttttaagcatatttgagcacagaataatattcaaatcaaatttgcatgtttaactttcctttcctttccttacAAATCCTTATAAAGACATGCCCTTTGCAGCAATAAATTCCTGACAAATCTGTCACATTCTACGGATCAATTTTTGCAAAAATTCTGCTGTAATTTCCCACCTAGTCCTTCTGCAACGCACCCCAAACCTCTGCTGTGCTGGTTGAGCAGGTTTCCAAAACTCTTTGGCCCAGCTTCTCCCACACTAGCTCAATAAAGTTCAGATCTCATGATTGGGCTGTCCATCACCAAATGTATTTCGAATAGTTACTTTGTTCTCCAGATAATTCTTATGCAACCAGGatcattttcttcttcatggTTCATGGCAACTCTGCCCATGAGGCCAGGTGACCAAAGTTGCAAACACATAGTCTGTGCATGctggtttctcttttgtttaatttaactaTGCATCCAAATCATGAACAATAAGGCATCTATTTTTCAAGAAGAATAAGCTTCCTTTCTCAAGAGAAGTATAGATTGAAGATTTTCTAATGAATGCTGTGAATATGATAGGTCACTGTAACCATGGAGGATGAGCCAAATATAAACTCATATAATTGGTTTACTGAACTAATTGTAAGATGTTTTAACACCTGGGAGGGACATTAATAATAAGAACATCCGCTCCTGAATATTTGGAAAAACTAGTCtaatgggcgactgtggcgcaggaaggtaaatgttctgcacttatatagcacttttctacctattggcactcaaagtgctttacactgcttctcactcACCCTTTCGCACTCacaaggtagaaaagcgctatataagtggagacCATTTAATCAG
Encoded here:
- the cep44 gene encoding centrosomal protein of 44 kDa isoform X2; this encodes MLSAGDIQGCLRKLETLLRVIKYPGYVDYSGLSKGDPLAFLPIVSFTLTSFSPPFAEELIASGLEVTGKTDLRFTDVFYKILRDIFHYKPILTKQQFLQWGFSQRKINFICDIINLVLQKHKHLKKAQSQTSSFKQGYQGRSSTNADTMD
- the cep44 gene encoding centrosomal protein of 44 kDa isoform X1; the encoded protein is MPGRQPHFRKSSGLWRTSLKTPKIRGSYGRWSNKQGNTQRNQASGVKMLSAGDIQGCLRKLETLLRVIKYPGYVDYSGLSKGDPLAFLPIVSFTLTSFSPPFAEELIASGLEVTGKTDLRFTDVFYKILRDIFHYKPILTKQQFLQWGFSQRKINFICDIINLVLQKHKHLKKAQSQTSSFKQGYQGRSSTNADTMD